From a region of the Helianthus annuus cultivar XRQ/B chromosome 5, HanXRQr2.0-SUNRISE, whole genome shotgun sequence genome:
- the LOC110941610 gene encoding 40S ribosomal protein S12 — MAGEEAVVPIEAPAPALGEPMDIMTALQLVLRKSLAHGGLVRGLHEAAKVIEKHAALLCVLAEDCNQPDYQKLVKALCADHNVSLVTVPAAKTLGEWAGLCKIDSEGKARKVVGCSCLVVKDYGEESEGLHIVQEYVKSH; from the exons ATGGCAGG TGAAGAGGCTGTTGTTCCCATTGAGGCACCCGCCCCGGCACTCGGTGAACCCATGGATATCATGACCGCTTTGCAGCTCGTGTTAAGAAAGTCACTCGCTCATGGAGGTCTCGTGAGGGGTTTGCATGAGGCTGCGAAAGTGATTGAAAAACACGCTGCTTTACTTTGCGTTTTGGCAGAAGATTGTAACCAGCCCGATTATCAAAAGTTGGTCAAAGCACTTTGCGCTGACCATAATGTGAGCTTGGTTACAGTTCCAGCTGCAAAGACTCTTGGCGAGTGGGCCGGT TTGTGCAAGATTGATTCAGAAGGGAAGGCAAGAAAGGTTGTGGGTTGCTCATGCCTCGTTGTGAAG GATTACGGTGAGGAAAGCGAAGGTCTTCACATTGTTCAGGAGTATGTGAAATCTCACTAA